In Prinia subflava isolate CZ2003 ecotype Zambia chromosome 8, Cam_Psub_1.2, whole genome shotgun sequence, the genomic window CTGCTGGCAAAGATGGTGAAACCGGCGCCCAAGGTCCCCCCGGCCCCACCGTGAGTATCCCCCGGCCCGCGGCCACCCCCGGCCACGCCTGGCCACCAAACCAGGGGCTCGGGAGCCACCTGCCCCCCTCCATGGCTGTCCTGTGCCCCCCAGGGTCCCgctggagaaagaggagaacAAGGTCCTGCTGGTGCTCCCGGCTTCCAGGTGAGGGGTGTCCCCTTCCCCGGCCGGGGACAAAGCCCCCGGGCTGTGGGTGACACTCCCCTTGTCCCCTCTGTGGTGGCTCACGgcttctcttcttcctccccagggtctgcccggccccgctggcCCCCCTGGCGAGGCTGGCAAGCCCGGTGAGCAGGTGAGTGTGGggaccctcctgtcccctcctgtcccctcctgtcccctccccatcGCCCTTCTCCTGGTGGGGTCCCCCCTCACCAGGGCACCCCCAGTGCTCCTTGCAGAGGGGGAGCAGTGggacccagccctgcccctggggGTACCCTGGGGACCCCTCTGGTTGTCCCGTGTCACCTGTGCCCCTCTGACTCGTCACCCTCTCCCTCAGGGTGTCCCTGGAGATGCTGGAGCCCCCGGTCCCGCCGGTGCCAGGGTAAGCTGaacccctctgtgtcccctgggcACCCCGAGGTGCCCCACACGCCCCTGACAGCCTCgggccctgtcctgccccccctccccagggcgAGAGAGGATTCCCTGGAGAACGCGGTGTCCAAGGCCCCCCCGGCCCCCAAGGTCCTCGTGGTGCTAACGGCGCTCCCGGTAACGATGGTGCTAAGGTGGGTGCCAGGCCGGGCTGGCAGGGGACTGTCCCCAGCCGTGGGGGTGGCCGGGTTTGGCTTCACCCCCTGAGGCCGGCGCTGAagccgggctggggctgctgtgccgGGCTCTCGCTGATTTTTTgatgttttccctctttcccaggGCGATGCTGGCGCTCCCGGAGCCCCCGGGAGCCAAGGGCCCCCCGGTCTGCAGGGAATGCCCGGAGAGCGTGGTGCTGCCGGCCTGCCAGGCGCCAAGGGTGACAGAGTACGTGTCCCCAAAGCCCTCGTGTCCCCAGAACCCAGTGTCCCCCTCGGTGACCTGCTCCCCACCATCCCTGCGCCCCCTCATTGTCCCCTCGGGGCTGGATGTGCCCCCGAGCCGAGGCTGGGGGGCAGCAGCGCCCTGGGAGGGGATGCTCTGTGTCACCTCTGTGCCCATCCCTTGGGGACAATCCCTCGCTCAGAGCCCAGCTcttgtgaggaggaggaggaggaggatgaggactGTCCCAGGGAGGATGAAGGACCGGGGATGTCTCTGTGCACGGAGAGGTGAAGCCCTGCAGGGGAGCTGTCCCTGTAACCGCCCCTTGTGTCCCCCCCTCAGGGTGACCCCGGTCCCAAAGGTGCTGATGGCGCTCCTGGCAAGGACGGTCTCCGAGGTCTGACCGGCCCCATcggcccccccggccccgctggtGCTCCTGGTGACAAGGTAGGGACATCCCAGGGGACAGAAGTGCCCGGACTGTCACCATCACCTCCTCGCCACATCCCTGACccctttgtttctgttttcctccccttttccaGGGTGAAGCCGGTCCCCCCGGTCCTGCTGGTCCCACTGGTGCCCGTGGTGCTCCTGTAAGTGTCCCCCACTCTCAGTGGTGGCCCTGCCACTCCTTGGTGGCCGCGGTGGCCGTCCCCTGCCTGTCTCACGCCGTTCCCTCCcacctctcctctccagggTGACCGCGGCGAGCCCGGCCCTCCCGGTCCTGCTGGATTTGCTGGCCCCCCCGTAAGTGCCACGGCCTGGTCCCCCCCCGCCCGGgggtcccctgctgccccccagggTGGCCCTGAGCCCCCCGAGCTCACCCCGTGTCCCGCAGGGCGCCGACGGCCAGCCTGGTGCTAAAGGTGAAACTGGGGATGCTGGAGCCAAGGGTGACGccggcccccccggccccgctggcCCCACTGGTGCTCCTGGACCTGCTGTGAGTGacccccccgagccccccctCTGCCCGGGCTGCAGCCCCGCAGCGCAGCTcacccctctcctcctcctcctcctcctcttcctcctgcccagggtgcTGTTGGTGCTCCCGGTCCCAAAGGTGCTCGCGGAAGCGCTGGACCCCCTGTGAGTACCGgtcctgtggggagggggcgtTTGGGGGAGTCTGGGGGAGCCCCCGGGTGTGGGGAACCCCGAGGTGCTGCTCTAACTcgggctctgcccctctctggGGGCACCTCCGGCCCTGCACCCCCAAAACCGCCTGGGGGTGGCACCAGGGTGGGGCGGCCTCAtcccagcagagggaaaagtGGGGGGTCCCTTTACgccccccagagcagccccccAGGTGGGCGCTCTCCTCCcgagcagcagccccgggggtCCCTGCAGTGACTCCCGGCCAGGGGTCGCCCCTGCCCCTTCGGATCCAGCCCCGCTGACCGGACCTCCCTCCCTTCCAGGGTGCTACTGGattccctggtgctgctggaagagTTGGACCCCCCGGCCCCTCCGTGAGTAcccctggggggctctggggggctggcactggggacatggagcaggaggtgttggggacacagagagggaGGTGTGGGGGACACAGGACAGATGTTGGGGACACGGGACAGATGTTGGGGACATGAGACAGAAGGTGCTGGGGACATGGAGAGGGAGATGTTGGGGACATGGAGCAGGAGGTGttggggacacaggacaggagatgttggggacacagagagggaagtgctggggacacaggacaggagATGGGGACATGGAGCAGGAGACGttggggacacaggacaggagATGGGGACATGGAGCAGGAGATGTTGGGGACACAGGACAgatgctggggacacagcacaggagatGCTGGAGACACAGGACAGATGTTGGGGACACATCACAGGAGATGTTGAGGACACAGGACAGATGTTGGggttggggacacagcacaggagatGCTGGGGACACGAAGCGGGCGGtgctggggacacgggacagATGCTGGAGACACAGGACAGATGTTGGGGACACATCACAGGAGATGTTGGGGACACAGGACAGATGTTGGGGACATGGGACAGGAGATGCAGGGGACACGGAACGGGCAGTGCTGGGCCCCCCCGGTGCCGCTCGTGTCCGCCCTGTCCCTCTCGGCCCCGGGCCGCCCCTGGCCGCCCTCCCGCTGCCAGCGGGGGGGTCCCAGCCTGACTTCGCCTCCCCCCTTCAGGGCAACATcggcctccccggcccgcccggccccgccggcaaGGAGGGCGGCAAAGGACCCCGCGGTGAGaccggccccgccggccgccccggagagccgggccccgccgggccccccGGTCCCCCCGGCGAGAAGGGAGCCCCCGGCGCTGACGGCCCCATCGTGAGTGACCCCCAGCCCGGCGCCCTCCGCTCATCGCCCCCTCTCGCCGTCCCCTCGGTGGCGGGGGTGGCGCCCGCTGTCGCTGAGGCTCGGTCTGTCCCCGCAGGGCGCTCCCGGCACGCCCGGACCCCAAGGTATCGCCGGCCAGCGCGGCGTGGTCGGTCTCCCCGGACAGAGAGGCGAGAGAGGCTTCCCCGGACTGCCCGGCCCCTCCGTGAGTACCGGGGGGCTCCCGAGGACCGGAGACTCTGTCACCCCCCCGGGCTGGGTGTCCGGCCGTGTCTGAGCCCCCGTTGTGTCCCCCCGCAGGGTGAACCCGGCAAACAAGGACCCTCCGGCTCCCCCGGCGAGcgcggcccccccggccccaTGGGCCCCCCCGGCCTGGCCGGACCCCCCGGAGAAGCCGGACGCGAGGTGAGGCCTCGGCCACCCCCGGGGCTGAGGCTGTGCCCGCtcaggggctggcactgcccgcAGGGGGCTCAGTGAGACCCCCCCGTGAGCCCCCAGCCCCTAACGAGGGTCTCCGCTCCCCGCAGGGCGCTCCCGGCGCTGAAGGTGCCCCCGGCCGTGACGGTGCTGCTGGTCCCAAGGTGAGCGGGCTCTGAGGGCGGCGCGGGAGGGgtggtggggctgtgctggcccacACTgacctctcctcttcctcctcctcctcttcctcctcctcctcctcgcagGGTGATCGCGGTGAGaccggccccgccggccccccTGGTGCTCCCGGTGCCCCCGGTGCCCCCGGCCCCGTCGGTCCTGCTGGCAAGAACGGAGATCGTGGTGAGACTGTAAGTGATGCCCTGAGAGCCCCCCCCTGCGCCCCCCGGCCCGGGGACCCCCCGAAGGAGCCGGTCCCGGGGCCtggccctgggctcagcccctgctgctgctggaggagcctccCCAGGGCCATGCCGGGGGTGCCACCGCCCCGCTCGGGGGTCCCTGAGGACCTCGGGGTGGTtctggccccagcagcagcagcaggaggtgcagggTGCTCTAACCTGTCCCCTTCTCTCCTGTCCCAGGGTCCCCAAGGTCCCGCTGGCCCCCCCGGCCCTGCTGGTGCTCGTGGCCCTGCTGTAAGTGATGTTCTGCTCCGTCCTCCTTGGTGCCGCTGTGTCCCCACGGGCGTGGGGACAGTGAGTGGCCAGGACCCCGCTCAactcatcttcctcctcctcttcctcctcctgcagggcccACAAGGTCCCCGCGGTGACAAAGGTGAAACCGGTGAACAGGGTGACAGAGGCATGAAGGGCCACCGCGGCTTCTCCGGTCTGCAGGGTCCCCCCGGTCCTCCCGTAAGTCCCGGGCGGTGTCGGCGGCCCCGGGCGCTGCCCCCGGTCCTGGAGGCAGCACCGGACGCTGATGTCACCTCTAATGTCGCCTCTGATGTCgcctcttctccttcctccgCTGTCACAGGGCTCTCCTGGTGAACAAGGTCCTTCTGGTGCTTCCGGCCCCGCCGGTCCCCGAGTGAGTCCCGGGACGAGCTGCGACCCCCGGCACGGCGGGGAGGGGGGTCCCCATGGCCATCAGGGACATCCCCATGGCTGCAGGGGACAGCTCCTCCGGGGCTGCTCTCACACTCTTCTCCGTCTCGCAGGGTCCTCCCGGCTCGGCCGGCGCTGCCGGCAAGGACGGTCTGAACGGGCTGCCCGGTCCCATCGGTCCCCCCGGCCCCCGCGGCCGCACCGGCGACGTCGGTCCCGTCGTACGTCCCGACCCGCCCGCCCTCCCGgagccgcccgcccgccgcgcccgctCCTCCCTCACCGGCCTCGTCCTCCTCTCGCCCCGCAGGgtccccccggcccccccgggccccccggTCCTCCCGGCCCTCCCAGCGGCGGCTTCGACTTCAGCTTCCTGCCGCAGCCGCCCCAGGAGAAGGCGCACGACGGCGGCCGCTACTACCGGGCCGACGATGCCAACGTGATGCGAGACCGCGACCTGGAGGTGGACACCACCCTCAAGAGCCTGAGCCAGCAGATCGAGAACATCCGCAGCCCCGAGGGCACCCGCAAGAACCCCGCCCGCACCTGCCGCGACCTCAAGATGTGCCACGGCGACTGGAAGAGCGGTCGGTGTCCCCCCGGTCCCCTCGGGCTCTCAgcccgtccctgtcccctctaCTGCTCCTCTCCCCCGGTTCATCCGCACCTCCGCTCcgtcctgcctctcctgcctgctctcccctccatcccctcccggccctctctcccctttgctcctctcctcttcctcttctggTGCTCCACGCTCcgcccccagctccctcccagccttcctcacctcccctggctgctcctcacctTCCTCCCTTCATCCTCAGCATCTCCCGTCCTTCATCCCTCAGCCCCcgtccctccatcccctggggctgctcctcatcctccatccctcctggcTCCTCCTCACCTGTTCCATCCTGGATTCTCCTCATCctccatccctctggctgctctcagctccaCTCTCCATCCCCTGGGGCTCTTCCTCACCCTCATCCTTCATCCCTCCTGGCTGCTCGGGACTTCCATcccccctggctgctcctcccctgtcccccctggctgtccctcctccctcctgaccctctccctgtccctccctgtccccccggctgtccctcctccctgtccctcctccccgtgtccccgtgtccccctgtcccccgtCCTGACCCTCTCCCACCCCCCAGGCGAGTACTGGATCGACCCCAACCAAGGTTGCAACCTGGACGCCATCAAAGTCTTCTGCAACCTGGAGACAGGCGAGACGTGCGTGTACCCGACCCGGGCGTCGGTGGCGCGCAAGAATTGGTACCTCAGCAAGAACCCCAGGGAGAAGAAACACGTCTGGTTCGGCGAGGCCATGAGCGACGGCTTCCAGGTGAGGCTGGGGGTCCCTCCGGGGGTGACACTGCCGGGGTGACCCTgctggggtggcagaggggtgacactgctgggggTGACctctccagggtggccaggggGGTGGCAGGGGGGTGACCCTGCCGGGGGTGACCCCACCGGGGGTGACACCTCTGGGCTGTGGCCCTGCCGGGGGTGACCCTGCCAGGGGTGACCCCTTCAGGGGGTGACCCTGCCGGGGGTGACCCTGCCGGGGGTGACCCCTCTGGGCTGTGACCCCTCCGGGCTGTGACCCTAGCGGGGTGACCCTACCGGGGGTGACCCTGCTGGGGGTGACCCTACCGGGGGTGACCCTGCCGGGGGTGACCCTGCCGGGGGTGACCCCTCCGGGCTGTGACCCCACCGGGCCGTGACCCCACCGGCCGTGACCCCACGTCCATCCCGCAGTTCGAGTACGGCGGTGAGGGCTCGGACCCCGCGGACGTGGCCATCCAGCTGACCTTCCTGCGCCTCATGGCCACCGAGGCTGCCCAGAACGTCACCTACCACTGCAAGAACAGCGTGGCCTACATGGACCAGGCCAGCGGCAACCTCAAgaaggccctgctgctgcagggcgcCAACGAGATCGAGATCCGCGCCGAGGGCAACTCCCCGCTTCACCTACGGCGTCACCGAGGACGGCTGCACGGTGGGTGCCGGGGGGTGACGGCGGCGGGGGGGTGTCtcttggggacagggaggtgacaccgaTGTCCCCGCAGAGTCACACGGGCGCCTGGGGCAAGACAGTGATCGAGTACAAGACGACGAAGACCTCGCGCCTGCCCATCATCGATTTGGCTCCTATGGACGTCGGCGCTCCGGACCAGGAATTCGGCCATCGACATCGGCCCCGTCTGCTTCTTGTAACCCCGGACGCCCACGCGTGACA contains:
- the LOC134553684 gene encoding LOW QUALITY PROTEIN: collagen alpha-1(I) chain-like (The sequence of the model RefSeq protein was modified relative to this genomic sequence to represent the inferred CDS: deleted 2 bases in 2 codons), encoding MFSFVDSRSLLLIAATVLLTRGQGEEDIQTGSCVQDGLTYNDKDVWKPEPCQICVCDSGNILCDEVICEDTSDCPNAEIPFGECCPICPDTDVSPAYPETAGVEGPKGDTGPKGDRGLPGPPGRDGMPGQPGLPGPPGPPGPPGLGGNFAPQMSYGYDEKAGGMAVPGPMGPAGPRGLPGPPGAPGPQGFQGPPGEPGEPGASGPMGPRGPAGPPGKNGDDGEAGKPGRPGERGPPGPQGARGLPGTAGLPGMKGHRGFSGLDGAKGEPGPAGPKGEPGSPGENGAPGQMGPRGLPGERGRPGPSGPAGARGNDGAPGAAGPPGPTGPAGPPGFPGAAGAKGETGPQGARGSEGPQGARGEPGPPGPAGAAGPAGNPGADGQPGAKGATGAPGIAGAPGFPGARGPSGPQGPSGAPGPKGNTGEPGAPGNKGDTGAKGEPGPAGVQGPPGPAGEEGKRGARGEPGPAGLPGPAGERGAPGSRGFPGADGIAGPKGPPGERGSPGPVGPKGSPGEAGRPGEPGLPGAKGLTGSPGSPGPDGKTGPPGPAGQDGRPGPPGPPGARGQAGVMGFPGPKGAAGEPGKPGERGAPGPPGAVGPAGKDGETGAQGPPGPTGPAGERGEQGPAGAPGFQGLPGPAGPPGEAGKPGEQGVPGDAGAPGPAGARGERGFPGERGVQGPPGPQGPRGANGAPGNDGAKGDAGAPGAPGSQGPPGLQGMPGERGAAGLPGAKGDRGDPGPKGADGAPGKDGLRGLTGPIGPPGPAGAPGDKGEAGPPGPAGPTGARGAPGDRGEPGPPGPAGFAGPPGADGQPGAKGETGDAGAKGDAGPPGPAGPTGAPGPAGAVGAPGPKGARGSAGPPGATGFPGAAGRVGPPGPSGNIGLPGPPGPAGKEGGKGPRGETGPAGRPGEPGPAGPPGPPGEKGAPGADGPIGAPGTPGPQGIAGQRGVVGLPGQRGERGFPGLPGPSGEPGKQGPSGSPGERGPPGPMGPPGLAGPPGEAGREGAPGAEGAPGRDGAAGPKGDRGETGPAGPPGAPGAPGAPGPVGPAGKNGDRGETGPQGPAGPPGPAGARGPAGPQGPRGDKGETGEQGDRGMKGHRGFSGLQGPPGPPGSPGEQGPSGASGPAGPRGPPGSAGAAGKDGLNGLPGPIGPPGPRGRTGDVGPVGPPGPPGPPGPPGPPSGGFDFSFLPQPPQEKAHDGGRYYRADDANVMRDRDLEVDTTLKSLSQQIENIRSPEGTRKNPARTCRDLKMCHGDWKSGEYWIDPNQGCNLDAIKVFCNLETGETCVYPTRASVARKNWYLSKNPREKKHVWFGEAMSDGFQFEYGGEGSDPADVAIQLTFLRLMATEAAQNVTYHCKNSVAYMDQASGNLKKALLLQGANEIEIRAEGNSRFTYGVTEDGCTSHTGAWGKTVIEYKTTKTSRLPIIDLAPMDVGAPDQEFAIDIGPVCFL